In the Schistocerca gregaria isolate iqSchGreg1 chromosome 6, iqSchGreg1.2, whole genome shotgun sequence genome, one interval contains:
- the LOC126278266 gene encoding U1 small nuclear ribonucleoprotein 70 kDa-like, giving the protein MFKADGDLDRDRAYDLRVQQQVTMSKADGDLDRDRAYDLRVRRQVTTSKADDGDLERERAYDLRVRRQVTTSKADGDLDRERAYDLRVRRQVTTSKADGDLDRERAYDLRVRRQVTTSKADGDLDRDRVYGLRVRRQVTMSKADGDLDRDRAYDLRVRRQVTTSKVDDGDLDRERAYDLRVRRQVTTSKADGDLDRERAYDLRVRRRVTTSKADGDLDRDRAYDLRVRRQVTMSKADGDLDRDRAYDLRVRRQVTTSKVDGNLDRDRAYDLRVRRQVTTSKADGDLDRERAYDLRVRRQVTTSKADGDLDQERAYDLRVRRQVTKSKADGDLDRDRAYDLRVRRQVTTSKVDGNLDRDRAYDLRVRRQVTMS; this is encoded by the exons atgttcaaagcagatggtgacctggaccgcgaccgagcatatgatctaagagtccaacaacaagtgacaatgtccaaagcagacggtgacctggaccgagaccgagcatatgatctaagagtccgacgacaagtgacaacgtccaaagcagatg atggtgacctggaacgagaacgagcatatgatctaagagtccgacgacaagtgacaacgtccaaagcagatggagacctggaccgagaacgagcatatgatctaagagtccgacgacaagtgacaacgtccaaagcagatggagacctggaccgagaacgagcatatgatctaagagtccgacgacaagtgacaacgtccaaagcagatggcgacctggaccgcgaccgagtatatggtctaagagtccgacgacaagtcacaatgtccaaagcagacggtgacctggaccgagaccgagcatatgatctaagagtccgacgacaagtgacaacgtccaaagtagacg atggtgacctggaccgagaacgagcatatgatctaagagtccgacgacaagtgacaacgtcgaaagcagatggtgacctggaccgagaacgagcatatgatctaagagtccgacgacgagtgacaacgtccaaagcagatggtgacctggaccgcgaccgagcatatgatctaagagtccgacgacaagtgacaatgtccaaagcagacggtgacctggaccgagaccgtgcatatgatctaagagtccgacgacaagtgacaacgtccaaagtagacggcaacctggaccgagaccgagcatatgatctaagagtccgacgacaagtgacaacgtccaaagcagatggtgacctggaccgagaacgagcatatgatctaagagtccgacgacaagtgacaacatccaaagcagatggtgacctggaccaagaacgagcatatgatctaagagtccgacgacaagtgacaaagtccaaagcagatggtgacctggaccgagaccgagcatatgatctaagagtccggcgacaagtgacaacgtccaaagtagacggtaacctggaccgagaccgagcatatgatctaagagtccgacgacaagtgacaatgtcgtaa
- the LOC126278269 gene encoding uncharacterized protein LOC126278269, which yields MSKADGDLDRDRAYDLRVRRQVTMSKADGDLDRERAYDLRVRRQVSTSKADGDLDRDRAYDLRVRRQVTMSKADADPDRDRAYYLRVRRQVTMSKADGDLDQDQAYYLRVRRQVTTSRADGDLDRERAYDLRVRRQVTTSKADGDLDRDRAYDLRVRRQVTMSKADGDLDQDRAYDLRVRRQVTMSKADGGLDRDRAYYLRVRRQVTTSKVDGNLDRERAYDLRVRRQVTTSKVDDGDLDRERAYDLRVRRQVTTSKADGDLERERAYDLRVRRQVTTSKADGDLDRERAYDLRVRRQVTTSKADGDLDRDRVYGLRVRRQVKMSKADGDLDRDRAYDLRVRRQVTTSKVDDGDLDRERAYDLRVRRQVTTSKADGDLDRERAYDLRVRRRVTTSKADGDLDRDRAYDLRVRRQVTMSKADGDLDRDRAYDLRVRRQVTTSKVDGNLDRDRAYDLRVRRQVTTSKADGDLDRERAYDLRVRRQVTTSKADGDLDQERAYDLRVRRQVTKSKADGDLDRDRAYDLRVRRQVTTSKVDGNLDRDRAYDLRVRRQVTTS from the exons atgtccaaagcagacggtgacctggaccgagaccgggcatatgatctaagagtccgacgacaagtgacaatgtccaaagcagacggtgacctggaccgagaacgagcatatgatctaagagtccgacgacaagtgtcaacatccaaagcagatggtgacctggaccgagaccgagcatatgatctaagagtccgacgacaagtgacaatgtccaaagcagatgctGAtccggaccgagaccgagcatattatctaagagtccgacgacaagtgacaatgtccaaagcagacggtgacctggaccaagaccaagcatattatctaagagtccgacgacaagtgacaacatccagagcagatggtgacctggaccgagaacgagcatatgatctaagagtccgacgacaagtgacaacgtccaaagcagacggtgacctggaccgcgaccgagcatatgatctaagagtccgacgacaagtgacaatgtccaaagcagacggtgacctggaccaagaccgagcatatgatctaagagtccgacgacaagtgacaatgtccaaagcagacggtggcctggaccgcgaccgagcatattatctaagagtccgacgacaagtgacaacgtccaaagtagacggtaacctggaccgagaacgagcatatgatctaagagtccgacgacaagtgacaacgtccaaagtagacg acggtgacctggaccgagaacgagcatatgatctacgagtccgacgacaagtgacaacctccaaagcagatggtgacctggaacgagaacgagcatatgatctaagagtccgacgacaggTGACAACGTCAAAAGCAGATggagacctggaccgagaacgagcatatgatctaagagtccgacgacaagtgacaacgtccaaagcagatggcgacctggaccgcgaccgagtatatggtctaagagtccgacgacaagtcaaaatgtccaaagcagacggtgacctggaccgagaccgagcatatgatctaagagtccgacgacaagtgacaacgtccaaagtagacg atggtgacctggaccgagaacgagcatatgatctaagagtccgacgacaagtgacaacgtcgaaagcagatggtgacctggaccgagaacgagcatatgatctaagagtccgacgacgagtgacaacgtccaaagcagatggtgacctggaccgcgaccgagcatatgatctaagagtccgacgacaagtgacaatgtccaaagcagacggtgacctggaccgagaccgtgcatatgatctaagagtccgacgacaagtgacaacgtccaaagtagacggcaacctggaccgagaccgagcatatgatctaagagtccgacgacaagtgacaacgtccaaagcagatggtgacctggaccgagaacgagcatatgatctaagagtccgacgacaagtgacaacatccaaagcagatggtgacctggaccaagaacgagcatatgatctaagagtccgacgacaagtgacaaagtccaaagcagatggtgacctggaccgagaccgagcatatgatctaagagtccggcgacaagtgacaacgtccaaagtagacggtaacctggaccgagaccgagcatatgatctaagagtccgacgacaagtgacaacgtcgtaa
- the LOC126278271 gene encoding uncharacterized protein LOC126278271 — MSKADGDLDRDRAYDLRVRRQVTMSKADGDLDRERAYDLRVRRQVTTSKADGDLDRDRAYDLRVRRQVTMSKADGDPDRDRAYYLRVRRQVTMSKADGDLDQDQAYYLRVRRQVTTSRADGDLDRERAYDLRVRRQVPTSKADGDLDRDWAYDLRVRRQMTMSKADGDLDRDRAYDLRVRRQVTMSKADGDLDRDRAYDLRVRRQVTTSKADGDLDRDRAYDLRVRRQVTMSKADGDLDRDRAYDLRVRRQVTMSKADGGLDRDRAYYLRVRRQVTTSKVDGNLDRERAYDLRVRRQVTTSKADGDLDRDRVYDLRVRRQVTMSKADGDLERERAYDLRVRRQVRTSKADGDLDRERAYDLRVRRQVTTSKADGDLDRDRVHDLRVQRQVTMSKADGDLDRDRAYDLRVRRQVTTSKVDGNLDRDRAYDLRVRRQVTMSKADGDLD, encoded by the coding sequence atgtccaaagcagacggtgacctggaccgagaccgagcatatgatctaagagtccgacgacaagtgacaatgtccaaagcagacggtgacctggaccgagaacgagcatatgatctaagagtccgacgacaagtgacaacgtccaaagcagatggtgacctggaccgagaccgagcatatgatctaagagtccgacgacaagtgacaatgtccaaagcagatggtgatccggaccgagaccgagcatattatctaagagtccgacgacaagtgacaatgtccaaagcagacggtgacctggaccaagaccaagcatattatctaagagtccgacgacaagtgacaacatccagagcagatggtgacctggaccgagaacgagcatatgatctaagagtccgacgacaagtgccaacgtccaaagcagatggtgacctggaccgcgactgggcatatgatctaagagtccgacgacaaatgacaatgtccaaagcagatggtgacctggaccgagaccgagcatatgatctaagagtccgacgacaagtgacaatgtccaaagcagacggtgacctggaccgagaccgagcatatgatctaagagtccgacgacaagtgacaacgtccaaagcagacggtgacctggaccgcgaccgagcatatgatctaagagtccgacgacaagtgacaatgtccaaagcagacggtgacctggaccgagaccgagcatatgatctaagagtccgacgacaagtgacaatgtccaaagcagacggtggcctggaccgcgaccgagcatattatctaagagtccgacgacaagtgacaacgtccaaagtagacggtaacctggaccgagaacgagcatatgatctaagagtccgacgacaagtgacaacgtccaaagcagatggcgacctggaccgcgaccgagtatatgatctaagagtccgacgacaagtcacaatgtccaaagcagacggtgacctggaacgagaacgagcatatgatctaagagtccgacggcAAGTGagaacgtccaaagcagatggagacctggaccgagaacgagcatatgatctaagagtccgacgacaagtgacaacgtccaaagcagatggcgacctggaccgcgaccgagtACATGATCTAAGAGTccaacgacaagtgacaatgtccaaagcagacggtgacctggaccgagaccgagcatatgatctaagagtccgacgacaagtgacaacgtccaaagtagacggtaacctggaccgagaccgagcatatgatctaagagtccgacgacaagtgacaatgtccaaagcagacggtgaccttgactga
- the LOC126278272 gene encoding U1 small nuclear ribonucleoprotein 70 kDa-like, translating to MSKADGDLDRDRAYDLRIRRQVTTSKVDAHGDLDRERAYDLRVRRQVTTSKADGDLERERAYDLRGRRQVTTSKADGDLDRERAYDLRVRRQVTTSKADGDLDRDRVYGLRVRRQVTMSKADGDLDRDRAYDLRVRRQVTTSKVDDGDLDRERAYDLRVRRQVTTSKADGDLDRERAYDLRIRRRVTTSKADGDLDRDRAYDLRVRRQVTMSKADGDQDRDRAYDLRVRRQVTTSKVDGNLDRDRAYDLRVRRQVTMSKADGDLD from the exons atgtccaaagcagacggtgacctggaccgagaccgagcatatgatctaagaatccgacgacaagtgacaacgtccaaagtagacg cacatggtgacctggaccgagaacgagcatatgatctacgagtccgacgacaagtgacaacctccaaagcagacggtgacctggaacgagaacgagcatatgatctaagaggcCGACGACAGGTGACAACGTCAAAAGCAGATggagacctggaccgagaacgagcatatgatctaagagtccgacgacaagtgacaacgtccaaagcagatggcgacctggaccgcgaccgagtatatggtctaagagtccgacgacaagtcacaatgtccaaagcagacggtgacctggaccgagaccgagcatatgatctaagagtccgacgacaagtgacaacgtccaaagtagacg atggtgacctggaccgagaacgagcatatgatctaagagtccgacgacaagtgacaacgtcgaaagcagatggtgacctggaccgagaacgagcatatgatctaagaatcCGACGacgagtgacaacgtccaaagcagatggtgacctggaccgcgaccgagcatatgatctaagagtccgacgacaagtgacaatgtccaaagcagacggtgaccagGACCGAGACcgtgcatatgatctaagagtccgacgacaagtgacaacgtccaaagtagacggcaacctggaccgagaccgagcatatgatctaagagtccgacgacaagtgacaatgtccaaagcagatggtgacctggactga
- the LOC126278273 gene encoding uncharacterized protein LOC126278273 — translation MSKADGDLDRDRAYDLRVRRQVTMSKADGDLDRERAYDLRVRRQVTMSKADGDLDQDQAYDLRIRRQVTTSRADGDLDREQAYDLRVRRQVTTSKADGDLDRDRAYYLRVRRQVTMSKADGDLDRHRAYDLRVRKQVTMSKADGDLDRDRAYDLRVRRQVTMSKADGDLDRERAYDLRVRRQVTTSKAEGDLDRDRAYDLRVRRQVTMSKADGDLDRERAYDLRVRRQVTTSKADGDMDRDRVYDLRVRRQVTMSKADGDLERERAYDLRVRRQVTTSKADGDLDRERAYDLRVGRQVTTSKADGDLDRDRVYDLRVQRQVTMSKADGDLDRDRAYDLRVRRQVTTSKVDGNLDRDRAYDLRVRRQVTMSKADGDLD, via the coding sequence atgtccaaagcagacggtgacctggaccgagaccgagcatatgatctaagagtccgacgacaagtgacaatgtccaaagcagatggtgacctggaccgagaacgagcatatgatctaagagtccgacgacaagtgacaatgtccaaagcagacggtgacctggaccaagaccaagcatatgatctaagaatccgacgacaagtgacaacatccagagcagatggtgacctggaccgagaacaagcatatgatctaagagtccgacgacaagtgacaacgtccaaagcagacggtgacctggaccgagaccgagcatattatctaagagtccgacgacaagtgacaatgtccaaagcagacggagaCCTGGACCGAcacagagcatatgatctaagagtccgaaaacaagtgacaatgtccaaagcagacggtgacctggaccgagaccgagcatatgatctaagagtccgacgacaagtgacaatgtccaaagcagacggtgacctggaccgagaacgagcatatgatctaagagtccgacgacaagtgacaacgtccaaagcagaaggtgacctggaccgagaccgagcatatgatctaagagtccgacgacaagtgacaatgtccaaagcagatggtgacctggaccgagaacgagcatatgatctaagagtccgacgacaagtgacaacgtccaaagcagatggcgaCATGGACCGCGACCGagtatatgatctaagagtccgacgacaagtcacaatgtccaaagcagacggtgacctggaacgagaacgagcatatgatctaagagtccgacgacaagtgacaacgtccaaagcagatggagacctggaccgagaacgagcatatgatctaagagtaggacgacaagtgacaacgtccaaagcagatggcgacctggaccgcgaccgagtatatgatctaagagtccaacGACAAgtcacaatgtccaaagcagacggtgacctggaccgagaccgagcatatgatctaagagtccgacgacaagtgacaacgtccaaagtagacggtaacctggaccgagaccgagcatatgatctaagagtccgacgacaagtgacaatgtccaaagcagacggtgaccttgactga
- the LOC126278274 gene encoding U1 small nuclear ribonucleoprotein 70 kDa-like, with protein MSKADGDLDRDRAYDLRVRRQVTTSKVDDGDLDRERAYDRRVRRQVTTSKADGDLERERAYDLRVRRQVTTSKADGDLDRERAYDLRVRRQVTTSKADGDLDRDRVYGLRVRRQVTMSKADGDLDRDRAYDLRVRRQVTTSKVDDGDLDRERAYDLRVRRQVTTSKADGDLDRERAYDLRVRRRVTTSKADGDLDRDQAYDLRVRRQVTMSKADGDLDRDRAYDLRVRRQVTTSKVDGNLDRDRAYDLRVRRQVTMSKADGDLD; from the exons atgtccaaagcagacggtgacctggaccgagaccgagcatatgatctaagagtccgacgacaagtgacaacgtccaaagtagacg atggtgacctggaccgagaacgagcatatgatcgacgagtccgacgacaagtgacaacctccaaagcagatggtgacctggaacgagaacgagcatatgatctaagagtccgacgacaggTGACAACGTCAAAAGCAGATggagacctggaccgagaacgagcatatgatctaagagtccgacgacaagtgacaacgtccaaagcagatggcgacctggaccgcgaccgagtatatggtctaagagtccgacgacaagtcacaatgtccaaagcagacggtgacctggaccgagaccgagcatatgatctaagagtccgacgacaagtgacaacgtccaaagtagacg atggtgacctggaccgagaacgagcatatgatctaagagtccgacgacaagtgacaacgtcgaaagcagatggtgacctggaccgagaacgagcatatgatctaagagtccgacgacgagtgacaacgtccaaagcagatggtgacctggaccgcgaccaagcatatgatctaagagtccgacgacaagtgacaatgtccaaagcagacggtgacctggaccgagaccgtgcatatgatctaagagtccgacgacaagtgacaacgtccaaagtagacggcaacctggaccgagaccgagcatatgatctaagagtccgacgacaagtgacaatgtccaaagcagatggtgacctggactga
- the LOC126278277 gene encoding uncharacterized protein LOC126278277, translating into MSKADGDLDRDRAYDLRVRRQVTTSKADGDLDRERAYDLRVRRQVTTSKAYGDLDQDPAYDLRVRRQVTMSKADDDLDRDRAYYLRVRRQVTMSKADGDLDQDQAYDLRIRRQVTTSRADGDLDREQAYDLRVRRQVTTSKADGELDRDRAYYLRVRRQVTMSKADGDLDRHRAYDLRVRKQVTMSKADGDLDRDRAYDLRVRRQVTMSKADGDLDRERAYDLRVRRQVTTSKAEGDLDRDRAYDLRVRRQVTMSKADGDLDRERAYDLRVRRQVTMSKADGDLDRERAYDLRVRRQVPTSKADGDLDRD; encoded by the coding sequence atgtccaaagcagacggtgacctggaccgagaccgagcatatgatctaagagtccgacgacaagtgacaacgtccaaagcagatggtgacctggaccgagaacgagcatatgatctaagagtccgacgacaagtgacaacgtccaaagcataTGGTGACCTGGACCAAGAcccagcatatgatctaagagtccgacgacaagtgacaatgtccaaagcagatgatgatctggaccgagaccgagcatattatctaagagtccgacgacaagtgacaatgtccaaagcagacggtgacctggaccaagaccaagcatatgatctaagaatccgacgacaagtgacaacatccagagcagatggtgacctggaccgagaacaagcatatgatctaagagtccgacgacaagtgacaacgtccaaagcagacggtgaactggaccgagaccgagcatattatctaagagtccgacgacaagtgacaatgtccaaagcagacggagaCCTGGACCGAcacagagcatatgatctaagagtccgaaaacaagtgacaatgtccaaagcagacggtgacctggaccgagaccgagcatatgatctaagagtccgacgacaagtgacaatgtccaaagcagacggtgacctggaccgagaacgagcatatgatctaagagtccgacgacaagtgacaacgtccaaagcagaaggtgacctggaccgagaccgagcatatgatctaagagtccgacgacaagtgacaatgtccaaagcagatggtgacctggaccgagaacgagcatatgatctaagagtccgacgacaagtgacaatgtccaaagcagatggtgacctggaccgagaacgagcatatgatctaagagtccgacgacaagtgccaacgtccaaagcagatggtgacttgGACCGTGACTGA
- the LOC126278278 gene encoding uncharacterized protein LOC126278278 encodes MSKADGDLDRDRAYDLRVRRQVTMSKADGDLDRDRAYYLRVRRQVTMSKADGDLDQDQAYDLRIRRQVTTSRADGDLDREQAYDLRVRRQVTTSKADGDLDRDRAYYLRVRRQVTMSKADGDLDRHRAYDLRVRKQVTMSKADGDLDRDRAYDLRVRRQVTMSKADGDLDRERAYDLRVRRQVTTSKAEGDLDRDRAYDLRVRRQVTMSKADGDLDRERAYDLRVRRQVTMSKADGDLDRERAYDLRVRRQVPTSKADGDLDRD; translated from the coding sequence atgtccaaagcagacggtgacctggaccgagaccgagcatatgatctaagagtccgacgacaagtgacaatgtccaaagcagatggtgatctggaccgagaccgagcatattatctaagagtccgacgacaagtgacaatgtccaaagcagacggtgacctggaccaagaccaagcatatgatctaagaatccgacgacaagtgacaacatccagagcagatggtgacctggaccgagaacaagcatatgatctaagagtccgacgacaagtgacaacgtccaaagcagacggtgacctggaccgagaccgagcatattatctaagagtccgacgacaagtgacaatgtccaaagcagacggagaCCTGGACCGAcacagagcatatgatctaagagtccgaaaacaagtgacaatgtccaaagcagacggtgaccttgaccgagaccgagcatatgatctaagagtccgacgacaagtgacaatgtccaaagcagacggtgacctggaccgagaacgagcatatgatctaagagtccgacgacaagtgacaacgtccaaagcagaaggtgacctggaccgagaccgagcatatgatctacgagtccgacgacaagtgacaatgtccaaagcagatggtgacctggaccgagaacgagcatatgatctaagagtccgccgacaagtgacaatgtccaaagcagatggtgacctggaccgagaacgagcatatgatctaagagtccgacgacaagtgccaacgtccaaagcagatggtgacttgGACCGCGactga
- the LOC126278280 gene encoding uncharacterized protein LOC126278280: MSKADGDLDRDRAYDLRVRRQVTMSKADGDLDRDRAYYLRVRRQVTMSKADGDLDQDQAYDLRIRRQVPTSRADGDLDREQAYDLRVRRQVTTSKADGDLDRDRAYYLRVRRQVTMSKADGDLDRHRAYDLRVRKQVTMSKADGDLDRDRAYDLRVRRQVTMSKADGDLDRERAYDLRVRRQVTTSKAEGDLDRDRAYDLRVRRQVTMSKADGDLDRERAYDLRVRRQVTMSKADGDLDRERAYDLRVRRQVPTSKADGDLDRD; this comes from the coding sequence atgtccaaagcagacggtgacctggaccgagaccgagcatatgatctaagagtccgacgacaagtgacaatgtccaaagcagatggtgatctggaccgagaccgagcatattatctaagagtccgacgacaagtgacaatgtccaaagcagacggtgacctggaccaagACCAAGCATATGATCTAAGAATCCGACGACAAGTGCCAACATCcagagcagatggtgacctggaccgagaacaagcatatgatctaagagtccgacgacaagtgacaacgtccaaagcagacggtgacctggaccgagaccgagcatattatctaagagtccgacgacaagtgacaatgtccaaagcagacggagaCCTGGACCGAcacagagcatatgatctaagagtccgaaaacaagtgacaatgtccaaagcagacggtgaccttgaccgagaccgagcatatgatctaagagtccgacgacaagtgacaatgtccaaagcagacggtgacctggaccgagaacgagcatatgatctaagagtccgacgacaagtgacaacgtccaaagcagaaggtgacctggaccgagaccgagcatatgatttacgagtccgacgacaagtgacaatgtccaaagcagatggtgacctggaccgagaacgagcatatgatctaagagtccgacgacaagtgacaatgtccaaagcagatggtgacctggaccgagaacgagcatatgatctaagagtccgacgacaagtgccaacgtccaaagcagatggtgacttgGACCGCGactga
- the LOC126278281 gene encoding U1 small nuclear ribonucleoprotein 70 kDa-like, which yields MSKADGDLDRERAYDLRVRRQVITSKADGDLDRDRAYDLRVRRQVTMSKADGDRDRERAYDLRVRRQVTTSKADGDLDRDRVYDLRVRRQVTMSKADGDLDRDRAYDLTVRQQVTTSKVDDGDRDRERAYDLRVRRQVTTSKADGDLDRERAYDLRVRRQVTTSKADGDLDRNRAYDLRVRRQVTMSKADGDLDRDRAYDLRVRRKVTMSKVDDGDLDRERAYDLRVRRQVTTSKADGDLNQERAYDLRVRRQVTKSKADGDLDRDRAYDLRVRRQVTMSKADGDLDRDRAYDLRVRRQVTMSKADGDLDRDRAYDLRVRREVTTSKADGDLDRERAYDLRVRRQVTTSKADGDMDRDRAYDLRVR from the exons atgtccaaagcagacggtgacctggaccgagaaagagcatatgatctaagagtccgacgacaagtgataacgtccaaagcagatggtgacctggaccgagaccgagcatatgatctaagagtccgacgacaagtgacaatgtccaaagcagatggtgaccgggaccgagaacgagcatatgatctaagagtccgacgacaagtgacaacgtccaaagcagatggcgacctggaccgcgaccgagtatatgatctaagagtccgacgacaagtgacaatgtccaaagcagacggtgacctggaccgagaccgagcatatgatctaacaGTCCGacaacaagtgacaacgtccaaagtagacg atggtgaccgggaccgagaacgagcatatgatctaagagtccgacgacaagtgacaacgtccaaagcagatggtgacctggaccgagaacgtgcatatgatctaagagtccgacgacaagtgacaacgtccaaagcagatggtgacctggaccgcaaccgagcatatgatctaagagtccgacgacaagtgacaatgtccaaagcagacggtgacttggaccgagaccgagcatatgatctaagagtccgacgaaaagtgacaatgtccaaagtagACG atggtgacctggaccgagaacgagcatatgatctaagagtccgacgacaagtgacaacatctaaagcagatggtgacctgaacCAAGAACGAGCTTATGATCTAAGAGTCAGACGACAAGTGACAAAGtcaaaagcagatggtgacctggaccgcgaccgagcatatgatctaagagtccgacgacaagtgacaatgtccaaagcagacggtgacctggaccgagaccgagcatatgatctaagagtccgacgacaagtgacaatgtccaaagcagacggtgacctggaccgagaccgagcatatgatctaagagtccgacgagaagtgacaacgtccaaagcagatggtgacctggaccgagaacgagcatatgatctaagagtccgacgacaagtgacaacgtccaaagcagatggtgacatggaccgagaccgagcatatgatctaagagtccgatga